DNA sequence from the Pomacea canaliculata isolate SZHN2017 linkage group LG7, ASM307304v1, whole genome shotgun sequence genome:
AGTTTGTTTTCCCTGAGcctaatttgtttttctaaagaaCTTAAGCATAAAagtacatatataatatatctcTCTctaaagagaggaaaaaagttaaagtgcTTCATCCTGCTATCTACCAGCCAAACACCACGAGTCGAGTTTTTCTTCGCCTGCTCACCTGTCTCTACATCAAATGGTAAATAtgttttaacattaacattGAAAGTCAATCACATTCAGCGCGGTAAGTCCCACGTGTAAAACTTTACTTCATATTTGAACGATGTATACTTCGGcactaaacaaatatttggatgAAATATGCCAAAAGATCAAAGAAATATCTGCCATAGGTTACTTACAGGAACATGACCTTAAGTCGTCTTACCCATGATATGACAAGTTACAGCGATTCCATGCCAATCCTAGCGGGAAATAACTACGAATGAAATTTGGaccggtatttaaaaaaaagctaattaacctacaataaaaacaacactctGTGATTTAAAGAGCAATTTAAACACATTAACGTGGTGtgaatttttaacatttatagctttttttttattgtagtaaagtcaactgaaagactgtaactgtataGGAGATAGAACTCACAAATCGGGAAGTAGGTAAAAAGCtaacattaagaaaatatattcttacaataaatttatatacacacagacagtacaaaacaagcatatatttgattagaatatacattagaattgaaatattacttactgtttactCTCATCTTTAAGTTGTTTGTGTAAAATCCATGCtgaattgagtaaccggtaACCGACTTCAACGTGGTGCTTAATCAACTAAACTTTCGCCTATTTTAAAAGGTAGGAAAATAGCTGATTGATTTTATAAaggggaagtaatccatagCGGAACAATTCCTTAAAGCtccagtgttttctcccttatgtagtcattcatttacgcacagacTTACCTCGTCCTAAACTGTGGTGACACCGATGCATTGCATAGCTGGGCCGTTGGAAAACTTTCAAACCTGTATCTCGTTGCTACTGACAGTTATTAGAAAGGAATCCACCCCCTTCAAATTCTCACTTTCTCTGAATTCGtatttttgcatgtttgcatgCTTTTACACATTgtaaagattataattaaaatctaagagttttttttttaaattacacattCTAGATTtagtgaaatgaaatgaaaacacatttgttttataCATCATTAATGATTTAACAGTTTTTAGTTCCTAACATCATTTTGCTTATTCTTCtattagaaatatttcttaaaatattcgatttttaatgtcttaaaacaaaataattaaatacttaaaaattGTCATTACCTTTGCACTGTTCCTATTAAAATAATGGTTGCTCACATCACTTAAACCTGCTAAACACTGTATTCATCTTTTACCATGGTCGATTATTTTGCAGATTAGTCTGAGTACTTCATTATGATGATCTTCATACTTTTGAGTCTTCTAGCTGGTGTGCTTGGGCAAATCTCCCCAAATTTGAGGTAACATTAAACCGACTCACAATTGTAATTGAAAAATGCATGGAATGGTATATTCGTGAATAATTGTAATTTCGAAGTGAAAACTTTATTacatagaatttttttatatggagccagtaaaacatttaataataatgtgacaagtaattcaataaaaaaaagtcgtatcaacataaacattttcGATCACAAAGTTTacgaaagaaaaattttgtttcaaagaatTCACACTTTTATACTAATCATAATCTGGAACCAGACAAGTGCCAGCAGTATTGATAACATAACTTATTTGACAATTACGGTATCATTCATAAAGAAAAAGGATTAACTGTATCCCTGTTGGTTTCAGCTTCAGTCCCGAGGACATCGAACGAGGATTTCGCGCACTTGACTCTAACATCGATGGCAGTTTGGAACCAAATGAAGTTTTTGTGTTATACGACAGCATCGACATTGATGGTAAAGTGGTAATTTTTCAGCATTAACACAATGATAGATAAGAATATTCTTTGAGAGGGAAATGTGTCTACTGACACTGGTTCAATGATACGGATTGTAGATGGTAAAACGACAGAAATGAAAATTACTTAACagctgtgttttctttttaactcctTTTAGTAAAATAAAGGCAATATCTAATGTATTAGGTAAAGCGAATAGCTAATATTTACTACAAAAAAAGTTGTGtatacttttaaatgtttttggcAGGAGATGGATTTGTGAGCATGGAGGAGTTTACCCGTTTTCTACCGTCTGGATATCCCCCAAAAGAAGTCCAAGGAATGTTCAAGTACTGTGACAAGCTGGACGGCACGAACGATGACAGGATTGGTAGGACAAATATCAACAGCTTATTTGAGATCTTGGACACTGATGGTGAGTGTGACCAGGTTCTTTTAGACcataagaaatgaaaattcaATCAGTGTCTTTTAAAATGTGTAGTTTTTGAGGTGctttaaatgtataaatttatCCGAACTTTAAATACCATGCTGCTAAAAAACGATCtcttaattttgttctttaattttcagACAGCGGGGAAGTCTCACTTGCAGAATTTCTAAAGAACATGCCACTGGTAATACGATTATAAGCTATTTTGACAAATTAACTGACATAGTTTTTATTAAATGCATGTGCTTCgtgtatattaattatatttacgCAAAGAAGGATTCGAAAAGTTTGAGCTGTTTTTGCGATTCATCTTTTCATCTTAATGTTTTATCATACATTGATTGCACATAGCTTACAAAAGTGTTAATCTGTATTTAATTTGATGATTGAATAAAGTCTCTACACTACacataatttacataaaaaaccTAAAGTAAATCAAGGTTCTGTAAGTATTGAAATTGAAACGCCTGGCTACCTTTAAAGGTAATATAAGTTctataaatatcatttttataattatgtaataCAGGCAATAATTTCATTTCACTGATTGGGAAATATCTATCTGATCACCTTCCCTTGAAGTGTAGGTAAtattaaagaaagatttatcacacgtaaatatattttgtttatgtcaaCAGATTGTGAGCGGCATGTTAGAAGAGGTACAGCCATAAGGGTGGTGTGTTCATGAAGCTGATacctgaaagaaaagaaaaaataaaatatttgaaatgcatCTTGacacattttgttattgtttgatGTAATGGTAAGTACACTAAGTATTTATAAacgctatttaaaaaaatacctattGTGGTAGTGGTATCggtgatgatgacaacgatgatgacgacaacgaccAAATCAATAACATATTTCATGTCAATGCTACAGTTTCAGAACCTATGACCCTTtatcacttttgaaaaatagCAAACATGGAAAgctactttatatatatatatttttttttgggtggggggttGATAATGAGAGCCTCTTTGTCTGAAAATCTCTTTAGTCCTGTATCACCAACTCATAACCTATGCCTACTGTAAAAGTAGGAAACAAAGTGAGACATAAAGATAAACTATAGAGAGAGCTATGTAATGTCACTTTGAACAACATGATTACTGTAAGAATATCTTTTAGGGAACTTTAAAGAATTGAAATAATAGCAAACAAAATTGTCAGCTTGGTAATGGTTTGTGTTACTTTTTGTTTAGAGGCGAAGGCTTTGGGCATACAAACCTTAGTCATATAGGCCAAGTTTAAGCCAAATAATTACAAGAACAAATTTAACCTACCAAAAACCTTCAAACAGgcacatgcaaacacatctgaacacacacacacacgcatacagtcacaaacaaacatccacacgcacccacacacaaccAAACGAACTTCAGCAGACACAATTGTTCCAGGCCCAACtgttgaaaagatttttgtccTTCATCGTTGATCTTTCGTTTAAGTGCCAAATCTTTAAATGTGAGTTTGAAAATCgtttctaaacaaaattatatagTAAAATTAAATTGGATGTTTCACTAGCTCCTAAGTTTTATgatactttttttcaatttgttctTTTAATCCGCTTTGACAGTCGTTGAACCAAAGTAAGATTACTGCAATAGTTATGTGTTTGCGGTGGTCTGTCCGTAGCTTAACTCTGTATAGTCCCGCAAATGACAGTTGTTGACAGTGTTGGTTGTCAACTGCCATTTTATCTTGGTGCAGACCAACAAATACGGAATCTCTCAGTATGGTAGTAGTGGAGCGGAGACCCAGTTATAAACTTTGGCTAGCTTCGTGTGGTCTAGTTATTCACCTGTCGTTTCTATTTATGACGAAGAAGTACACAGTCTACATGACAACTTATCTCAAAGATAAGAGTTTAGTTCTGTTTCTCGGACATTCTCAGGTCACGCTTTGTGGGGTCGGTGGAAGTCCACCTATGCTCCTGTTGTCGGTAGGTAAAGCAATGACATCGCCATGAGTGAGGTGTGCTCTTGCTTgttaatgaaaaagaagaccGCTGTGCTCTTATTGAACTTTACAGATGAGCAGCAACCATAACGAATACTTGTGACTTTTTTCTCCTTGGGGCTCTAAACCTGACAGTGTCGACTTTGAATAGGTCTGTCTAAGGAGGTAATTAAAAGAAGAGTTCAGTCTAACATAAATACTAGCAGACGAACACAACAGAGCTGTAATTGGAATGTGAGAATTTTAATCAGACACTAGAGTGGAGTAAATTTATCGCCGACAAAACTGACTTCTGATATGTTAGGTCGTTTGTGCAACTATGactaaactttatttaaaatccgGGTTTTTTAAATATCCGGTTAAAACTTGATCTacagaagaaatagaaaagagaaaagatacAAACAACATAGAGAAGTCAACATGTGTGAAAACGTTCAGTGCAATGTTTTCAAGTCTCATCTTTATCACCACACATCATAAATAACACAAGTCTCATGTGACTGCTCAAAgatttgacatttatttgtcatttttttccaggTGTCGGGCAAAACAACCTGTTAGTAATCAGTCTAGGCTTGTTCTTTGCTGTCACCGTCCTACTTACCAACGAAcagctgaaaaaagaaacacaatagactataaacaattgtttaatCTTACTTACTGCACAGCATAAACATGTTAACAACATTATCAAAATAACATGTAGGATGCATTAACgttatctttcattctttctcatttgtttcattgtcattgattttttggtttgtctgtatgtctgcCTGTATTTATATTAGCTGACTACATTACCGGAAAATAATTCTCTTCAATTTCTTCACGTGTGATTTCTCCGTTCTCTGAAAATATGAACATAGTCTATattaataaaaagagaaatacaaaaaattaaaattacatttaagttttttttttccaaaacaca
Encoded proteins:
- the LOC112569348 gene encoding probable calcium-binding protein CML10; amino-acid sequence: MMIFILLSLLAGVLGQISPNLSFSPEDIERGFRALDSNIDGSLEPNEVFVLYDSIDIDGDGFVSMEEFTRFLPSGYPPKEVQGMFKYCDKLDGTNDDRIGRTNINSLFEILDTDDSGEVSLAEFLKNMPLIVSGMLEEVQP